The following nucleotide sequence is from Coffea eugenioides isolate CCC68of chromosome 3, Ceug_1.0, whole genome shotgun sequence.
tgaagaaaaaatttgcTACCTGCAATGGAGAATCTCCGGACATAGGTTTAACACCAGTAACAGAGCAACCCATGATCAAGCCATGACGGCGGACACCACGATACCATTTTGGACCAATTCTCTTTAACTTGACGTCTTTAAAACCAGCCTTTTGAAACCACTCAATGTACTCTTCTTCCTTGGGAAATAGCATCCACACATCCGCAAAAAATCGAGACAGCCAAAATGTTGGATAAACAGGTCCTATTATGCAGGCTTTGCCTCCTATCTTGAGTACCCTATATGCTTCCCTAATACCACGCTGTGGATCTGGCCAATACTCGATACTTGGGGAGAAGATAAAATATTGCATCAGATACATCATAATTAGAAGGCTAATGTGGTTTTGTGTGTGACTGCGTTCACATATAAGATGCTACAgtccaaaagaagaaaaagcgAGAATGAGTGTAACATTCCAAGGTAGACTTCAACATTTGATGCACTCATAGAAATCAACAAAGACAAACTCATAAAAGTATCATTGATAACATGGTATCCTAATTTTGCAATGGCAAAAGCTCATTATGACAGTATCCCCAAGCTTAGCAGCCCCTACAGCCACATCACTAACATCTTTCAGCAGATTATTCATTTTACTCTTTTAGCTATCGAAGAACTATATATTTCTGATAAAAAGCATTACCATCACACTGTTATGGCCCAAACCAGAGTTACTGCAATAGCTACAAGTATACAAGAAGCacaaattttgttccaaaatAAGCTTTCAAGGAAATAGGGAATTTCAGGAGAATCGACCAGAACTGACGAGTAAACAATATAAACCTTATCTAACCCAAATTAAGAGGAAATCGCAAccggaaagaagagaaaatacCTTCCAGCAGAGATGTATCTATCAGCATAATCAGTAGGAAAAGGGATATCTTCAGCATCACCTTCAATAATCTTGCAGTCTTTCAAAGGTTCCTTCTCCTTAGCCTTAGCAAGTTGATGCGGTGACTGATCCAGAATGGTCACATTTTTAGCATCAACATGTTTAACAATCCCAAGAGTAGTAAACCCTGTACCGCCCCCAACATCAACCACAGTCAAATGTCTACTAAACAAATCAGCAGGCTCAAGTGCCTCGTCCCTCATGTCCTCAGTCCAATGCCCTGGATTTATAATATGATCATAAACAATTGACAAGAATCTATAGAACCAAAAAGCCTCTTGCTTGTGTTGAATAAACCTGGGTTGAGAAACTGGCCTTGATGAAGATAAACTGCATTTTGGTGCCAAAGTTGAAATATACCATCTTTTTGGATAATAAGCAAGACCCTTTTTGGGCAACGGCCTAAAATGGAGTTCCGACCCAAAACCTGTAATAAGTTTGCTTTCAGCTCCACTCAGCAGTGACGAAGCCATCATATGACAAACCAAGGAAAACCCACCAGGAAAAACTAGCTCTTTCACGATGTAAGCTATCAAAGGTCTTGAAAATTATCAGCTATTTAGTGATTCACGTGGGACGTTTTTGAAACGATTATGTAGATAGGGACGAACCCATATAAGTAATGAGAGAAAGTTGATTAAGAAATTTGAGTAAATATATGAAGGAGATTACcgaaaaaaaaatcccaataaGTTTGAAGAGGTTGGAGTTGCAGAAACACAACCACAAGTTACGATTTCCAAAGAGATTAGGGAAGCTCTTGAAAGGGACAGGAGGCGCAATGATTGAAGCTATGTCGTTTTGTGCATGCTGCTAATTGCTTCTAAACTGCGTCGTTTTGGTCTACCCTTGAAACTGGGAACTTTATGAATACTATtagaggatttttttttttaagtaaattttatatacactatcggtgtatacactttcacatttggatggatgatttatgagtaaattttaaattttaaattcaaattttgcacatatatcatatatctaatgatgataatgtatacaatgatagtgtatataagattaattttttGATTGGTTTTCTTTAATAGTAGTGTCTTTTCATCTTCTTTGTAACTAAAACAAGGTCACTACTTCAGATTTCCTGCAATAACCTAGTAAATATGTTTGATTAGCCTttcttgtttaattaatttttacTCCATTGATAATGTGTATTAGTATATAGTAGTGGAAATAAATGTATGATATATATGCAAAATTTCAACGGAGGAACAAGTAATCTTTTAGCTATGTAAATAAAGCATGAAGCAAACAATTTTTTGTGACCAAATAAtggcaaattttttattatcctTTAAATACGTTTTTTAACCATCTTTTCTGTCACATAGTTTATATCATAGGAAGTGTTATAATTTAtaatacaaaaaataaatttataaatagtATTTAATCcaaacacatacacacacacacatctgCATTAATATATGTACAACTCATTGAAGTATGAATATTGtgtatttaaaattttttattggaCTAAGCTTCTTTAAACATTGATTATTATTAAAGTGATGCAGTATGTCTATTAAATTGTTTGTGAAATCAGATTAAAACACTGGTATGATTATTGGACTAAGCTTCTTAAAACACTGGTAGAGTTAAAAGTGAAATCAGACGGAATGACCCAAAATTTACACATTTGATAGTTCAGTGGATAAAAACATACAATTAATAGTTAAGCGGTTGAATCTTAGCTGTTTAAGAAATTCAGTGGCTACCCAAATAATTTGCTCAACGGATAAATATAAAGGAATGCACTCAGTTTCTTTTATTTCTGTTGCTGTATCAGAGGTTTATAAGGGTTACGTAAAATGTTGTGAAAATCCATACAAGTTCAATCTATTAACAAAGGTATATGTGCTTGGAAAATCCTCATATTTGACAGCTAAAAATTGTTGAATACGTGTAGTGGCCTGCATAGCTAACTAGATCAAACAGTTCTTTAACAGAAACTGCGGATGCAGGTAGTACCAGAAGATGTGTTTCTGAGTTCAGCAGCGAATGTTGACCCAAATCCTTTTCTTTCACAACCATTCAGATGGTTTCTTAACCTCACGGAGCTGGACTGAGTTCTCAAAACAATGGTAGAAACCATAATGTGGGAATCTCTCGTACCAAGTGTCTTGCTGTACATGAGTGTCCCAATGCTCCCCGCTGCTGCTTTTGCCATACTTGTGCACCCAGCCAGAATTGTTTATGATGCTCACCCCAAGTGCGATTCCAACGGTCTCCATGTTTTGCCTTGCCACCATGTCCCCTTTTTTTACACCATTCCATTAATAAATCTCTCCATTTTCGCCCATTTATACCCAGCCGAAACACTCAGCACACTTGTACTTTGCACTGCCTTGCCCATCATACGTCTCACCACCCCAAGAAATGAATAGCATGCTTTAACATTATCTTTGGAAGCAGCACCCACTATTCACAGTTTTTTATATAGAAGGAAATGCTTAATCAACTAATGTCATTTGTTTGTGAAAAACTAGAGCAGGAAATAAAGGAGGCGAAGGTGTGTAACATGAGATAAAACAATAGCCCCTCTCCTGTTAAACACCTGATTCTACAATTTCAGCTTGCTCAATTCTCATTCCAGCGTCATTGTTAAAATTTGAACTTCTGCTGTATTAAAAATGGTAAACCCGTTTATTAACATCCAAAAAgaatttgagaaaagaaagaaactcctAAAGGTACGGGAGGTTCAACAGTTGAAGAAAGGAACATAGTTTGAACTAACTCCATTTTGCAATGAGAAAAGTGCTGAAAAGACTACACACTTGAGATCACACCTCAAATGGTAGTGTGAGCAAAAAGCACTGCAAAGAACAAATTTAGAGTACCTTTCATGCCAAACATGAGCATGACCAGCTTCTAGAGGTGTGTTGGGATCAATGCTGCACCACTTATGAGCCCACTTTTCTGCTTTGCCAGAGGCTCCATAATGTTCCCACCATTGTTCCTGCCACTCATCGCTTTCCCATTCTTTCCCCATTTATCTGCAGTTTTTTCTAGTTGGACAAGCCCAATTCTGCACAGAAACACAGTCAGGACATGTTACAGTGAGTACACGGAGATCTtggttttagtttttaattCAAAGAACTTGTGCCCTCTATAATGCATCAAATTTCTTATGCTCCTTTTGTGCCCTCTATAATGGTGGCATAAATACTTTTCTTAGCTTCTAATCATGAAGCATGTATATTAAAGGAAAGATCTCAGAATCCAATTTTTGTCTCCCATACACAACTCCaactaaagaaaaatatatgCTAAATCATCATCTGCTTTTGTAGaaccaattgattaaattattattattaactGCAAGGAACTGATTTTAACTTAATGAAACATTCATGTGAGATAAAATTCACATGCCCCGTGCCTGACCTGACTCATGGATTCTCTCCAATATTCATGCCAAACATTTCCTGTAGCATCACGTCCTGATTTCTCTGAACCAAGTTCCTTGTAGCCAAACTCATCAGCCGCCTCCCAATATTTCTCTTCCCACTCTACAACTTTGTCAGAACTCACACCCCTGGTTAGAGTCCACTTGCAAACCACTCCATCAGGCCGTCTTTCCAGTCCTGTATCCTTCCACCATCTAGATCCATCTGGATAAAAGCCCTGGGATGATACTTCTTTTGCCTCATAAAGAGCCTGCACAGCTTCAGCTGCATTAGCTGAAAAGGCAATACCAAGTTCATGTTCCTCCTCCAGGTGAGGTGTTTCTTCAGCAGAGCTTGAAACTCCCAGTTCCTCAACTTCCACAAGTGATTGCAAAGGAGGAAGTGGAGCTTTACTTGGGAAACTTTTACTCTCAAATGGAAGTAAGAGAAAGTCTGCAGATTGTTCTTTCTCCATCACAGGGCTGATATTGGTAGGATCTAAAAAAGCCTTCATGTCCAACTTTGCTTTTATCCCATCTATAGCGTCATCAGTTTCTGAGGGAGGCGTCCATGACCAAAAATTTGGACCTGGTGTTCCAGTGCTAGTGCCTCCAGTTAGAGACAGCAAAGAGTTGCCATTTTGTTCTCCTGGTCAATTTTGAAACTAATGAATTTGCACCAAGGtaattaattgagaaaaatgccGTGACATTTGAATGGTGAAAATTTGCTATTGCAGACATTGCACAGAGAGGCAAAGCACTCAAAGTTAAAGATAACCAACACCACTGAAATACAGGAAAGATGGAATAAGCAAAATGACTTGCATCGAAGTTCCAAATCACCGCTgttaaaaataaaatctatgAATCAGAAAGGGTTTATCATCTTATCCTGGAGGTATATCAATAAACAAGTACCAGTCGGCAACGCACATATGAGATTTAAAGTTTCCCTGAACCAAAAAAATCACTAAGGACCTTGATTGAGGTTTGAGGTAAAGTTGCAAATACTAAGAATGCTCAAAGATCTACCCAGGTTCATGTGGTGTGCATACCAGAATAACAAGTGGACTGCTTTTAGTCAACTAAAGACTGTCTCCGAAGAAAGAAGAGAACGGAAACATCCAGTCAAAGAGCAATATAGTGACAAAACATTTGCTGCACAAGAATGTTGACAACGTCCTTTCACATTGACGGAAGCAAATATGAGTATCTCATGCGCTTGGGTTTAAGCTACTAAGCCTTGTTAATGTTTGACAGGATTCTTCACAAACTTGAATAAAACACTCATGTAATCAACCTCTTCTGaaatacattcaaaaaaaaaaaaaaggcaaacgTTACAGGAACttacacaaaaataaataaataaattttaaaaaaagaaaaacttattGAACAGGAGAAATTTAGAATTTATTAACGATTCATCCTAGACGAATTTCAACCACTAGGATTCCCATTTTAAGTATCACTCTAATCTTCATTCTAGAATCTTAGTTGAGATCAAGAGGAAGAAGCCTTCTACGTAATTTGACAAACATCAAACTAGACAGTTCCACATGACAATTTTTTTGCTCATATACAATTAGAAATTGACACAGAAAGGGACAAATTTAATGCACTATTTATGCTTCAGTTGCTCAATAGTCTGATGACATCAAGTAAACAAGTTCATCTTCCCAAAATCTCATCTATAAACAAGAATGCACTTCCAAAATAATCAGCAGGTACTGCGTGAATGGCTTCCGAATCTCAAGTTCCCAAATTATGCAACTAAAACTAGCCCTAAAAGCATATACATTTCCACTTCATCAAGTCCATTAAAATTGTTAAGTTGACATCCCATAAATGTATAGCAGCATAATACCTCTCAACCATTGACAACAACCATAAAACAGAAACAAAAAGAACAATTTTTTCCTTCCAAATTAAGAGTCAAATTACCTCTGTGATCATCCTCCACATCTTCACCAGCCTCAACCTTCACTTCACTGGATTCCTGCATCTTTGGCGGCTTATTCTCCTTAAGAAGTGCTCTTGCTGCAGCGATTGCGGCCGCAGCCCGATCAACAACCTGCATTCTCTGGATTCTGTCTCTTTCTTCAGTAGAAACATCAAGAATCTTCTGAAACTCGCTGCTTTTTCTCTCCAACTGTTCTTGACtaactttttcttcttcctctgccTCTCCAACATCATCATCACTGTCTCTAGCCATGTTTTCCGCAATCCTCTCAAATTCTTTGGACTTCCTGTCACGATCCACAGCCTTCTTCCACATGTCCAAGTACGAGTCTCCGCCACTTGAGACATGGATTCTTGTACTTCTTAGAATTCTGGGCTTGTTTTTTTTAGTCAGTTTGATGAGGTCTGGAGGTTCTTTGATGAGAATAAAATGTGGGTTTTGGAGTTTGGGGATGCGGGGTTCTGAGAGGGCGGCGCGTGTGCTTGCGCGTAGGCAGTTATAGCTAAATTGGCTAGCCATATTTTAGTTAGTGTTCTGGGAGTGTTCTGGGAGAGAAAACAGGGGAGAGAGGATTTCGGTGGATTTGATTACGCGAAGGGTGTGCTTATTGGAGTAGTTTATTCATTTATGTTAACTTTATATATATGTGGGCAAAGATTAaagattttcttgaaattgaagGAAGGTTGTGATGCTGTCTGCTTCTAGAGTTTTGCATTGCAGAGGAAACCAGGAAAGGCGCCAGGTTTAACGGATTTAGCTGTTTCTGTACCTTTTTAAGCTTTATTGAAAAGgacaaattatattttacccccctgtaatttttacaaaaatcACATAACCCTTTTATGATTctaaaagctatacataaactCCTTGTGGTTTAGGTTGAAGTGTCAAACAGACGGAAAGTATCCATCGTGACGATTTGTGGGCCAAATGTCCAAATTACCCTAATATAAATACACAAAAAGGAAGCAAATGAAGTCAGATTTTCCCTTACTCTAGTCTTTGTCGtgagaaagaagaagagaaaattttaacccacaaaattaaaaccctagATCTACCATTGAAGATCAAAAAGTAGCTGTGAAAGAGTATCATGAAAAACTATTGCTGTGTCTGGTAAGTTTTTCGACATCAGTTTAGCATATAAGATGCTTTTTGTTTATGGTTTGTTGCTGGACtttttgttgaatcttggtgtCTGCTGGACTTTTTAATTAGGTACTTATgtaccttattttgttttgtaaaaACTGATTGATGTATTACCAGATTTTTGTACGGAGAATATTTTTTGGTGTCAACATGCCAGCTTTGTCAATTGCCAATCTGAGTGTGGTTAAAAAAGATTGTCACTTCTATTTGAGTCGTGAAAGATGATGCAAAGTTGATGCAAATAGTGCGTGTATTAATTGTATTTATGCTAGTCTCAGAATATTCACAAATCGAAAATCTGATCATATATCCGCAAGTTGGTTTAGCAATCAAGTTTGGGTAATAAAATCATAGAAAACCCATTCGTTCAGTATCTACAAACTCCACCAGTAACGAGTATATCATACTTGCGTTTTGAGAAATACAAGTATATCATCCTAGTGACAAAGTGTATCATACTTGCCTTTGAGGCCCATTTTGCAGATTGAGCCGAATGAGCTCTCGAATGGAGAAACAACCTATGAGAAAATCAAGCTGATCATGGTTGATTCAAGCAGGTGAAGGAGTTTTATAGGTCTCTTTCTCCAATGTCCGTCCTGGGGAAAATCTCATCCTATTTTGCCTCCCATTTGCTACATCAGTAAATGAAGCCTAAACAGCATGGTGGTACAAGTTTTCATATACAAATTGCCTCCCATTACCAGATTTTTGTAATAATACAAGCCTTATTGGGTGTGTTAAAGTGGTCAGGGGTAATATGGGAACGTTTCTAACTGCAACCAGCAACACAAGCGTGTTTAAGCCACGAATCGTCACGATGGGTGCTTTCTGTCTGTTTGACACTTCAACCCAAACCACAAGAGatttatgtataacttttagaaTTATGAGGGGTTATGTGGTTTTTGCGAAAATCAcagggggtaaaatgtaatttgccctattGAAAATGATTGGCAATTGGGAGGGATTGGGATTTGACACCTGGCAGGCTTAAAATGTAAGGCTAGCAAATTTTTGAGTAGGGATTCCTTATTTATAACCATTTTCTTCAGGGCAAAGTTCTGCTTTTGATCATCTGTATTTGCTTTATCTTGAAACTTGTTCATTGAAGATGTTTTCTTCTTGAGGCAACCATGCAAGCTCTGAGCTTTAAATCCACCATGGAATTTGCTTTAAAAGTTCTTTGTTATATTTTGCGTTCTATAATTATCTGAATTGATGAGATTTCACTAATATAGTATTATATTGTACAACTTCTCAATCGCGGAGAGATATTGGTAAAACTAAAATTGTCACTCCTAAGTTGTTCAAGATAATTGACAGCCTTTGAATCTCCAATTTGCACCCCTCTTAGAATAATGGTGACATCCTCAAGAGGTTACTGCTTTGTGAGGTTTGGATACGCAGCGAAGTTGTATTGGTCTGACTGATGTCCATTAAAACTCCATATCAAAGTCACGAataaggattttggagaaggaatgAAATCTGAACTCAAGCATGAGATTTTATAGAAATCACTAGTTAATCCCATGAGGCAAACCACAAACACAAATTTTACAGCAGATGATCCATAATCAACCCACAACAGTGAAAGTAGGTAAGATCATTATTGATTAGCCAGGCGAGCGACTATGCCGATTATAGGTGGCAAAAGCCGGACAGAAGACAGCAAGAGCACCAAGACTTGTGAGCATGATCAGGAAGAGCATATAATTTGGGAGATGCTCATTTACGCATAGGCCTCAGGATTCTGGAGGAGATAGGCCTCAACTGCTTTGTACATGCCCAAGACCTTTTCTTTGCCGGCCTT
It contains:
- the LOC113764750 gene encoding 2-methyl-6-phytyl-1,4-hydroquinone methyltransferase, chloroplastic-like isoform X1, whose amino-acid sequence is MMASSLLSGAESKLITGFGSELHFRPLPKKGLAYYPKRWYISTLAPKCSLSSSRPVSQPRFIQHKQEAFWFYRFLSIVYDHIINPGHWTEDMRDEALEPADLFSRHLTVVDVGGGTGFTTLGIVKHVDAKNVTILDQSPHQLAKAKEKEPLKDCKIIEGDAEDIPFPTDYADRYISAGSIEYWPDPQRGIREAYRVLKIGGKACIIGPVYPTFWLSRFFADVWMLFPKEEEYIEWFQKAGFKDVKLKRIGPKWYRGVRRHGLIMGCSVTGVKPMSGDSPLQLGPKVEDVKKPVNPFVFLTRFILGALAATYYVLIPIYMWIKDKIVPKGMPI
- the LOC113765273 gene encoding LOW QUALITY PROTEIN: uncharacterized protein LOC113765273 (The sequence of the model RefSeq protein was modified relative to this genomic sequence to represent the inferred CDS: inserted 3 bases in 2 codons; deleted 2 bases in 2 codons; substituted 2 bases at 2 genomic stop codons) encodes the protein MASQFSYNCLRASTRAALSEPRIPKLQNPHFILIKEPPDLIKLTKKNKPRILRSTRIHVSSGGDSYLDMWKKAVDRDRKSKEFERIAENMARDSDDDVGEAEEEEKVSQEQLERKSSEFQKILDVSTEERDRIQRMQVVDRAAAAIAAARALLKENKPPKMQESSEVKVEAGEDVEDDHRGEQNGNSLLSLTGGTSTGTPGPNFWSWTPPSETDDAIDGIKAKLDMKAFLDPTNISPVMEKEQSADFLLLPFESKSFPSKAPLPPLQSLVEVEELGVSSSAEETPHLEEEHELGIAFSANAAEAVQALYEAKEVSSQGFYPDGSRWWKDTGLERRPDGVVCKWTLTRGVSSDKVVEWEEKYWEAADEFGYKELGSEKSGRDATGNVWHEYWRESMSQVRIGLVQLEKTADKWGKNGKXDEWQEQWWEHYGASGKAEKWAHKWCSIDPNTPLEAGHAHVWHERYGETYDGQGSAKYKCAECFGWVXMGENGEIYXWNGVKKGXTWWQGKHGDRWNRTWGEHHNNSGWVHKYGKSSSGEHWDTHVQQDTWYERFPHYGFYHCFENSVQLREVKKPSEWL
- the LOC113764750 gene encoding 2-methyl-6-phytyl-1,4-hydroquinone methyltransferase, chloroplastic-like isoform X2; protein product: MMASSLLSGAESKLITGFGSELHFRPLPKKGLAYYPKRWYISTLAPKCSLSSSRPVSQPRFIQHKQEAFWFYRFLSIVYDHIINPGHWTEDMRDEALEPADLFSRHLTVVDVGGGTGFTTLGIVKHVDAKNVTILDQSPHQLAKAKEKEPLKDCKIIEGDAEDIPFPTDYADRYISAGSIEYWPDPQRGIREAYRVLKIGGKACIIGPVYPTFWLSRFFADVWMLFPKEEEYIEWFQKAGFKDVKLKRIGPKWYRGVRRHGLIMGCSVTGVKPMSGDSPLQVLFSTLGK